A stretch of Methanocella sp. DNA encodes these proteins:
- a CDS encoding pyruvate kinase: MKLSQVDEDLTTFHLHPAEGGHDLLVKKTGTTLKNWDIDYYEALIQELKDILGDMERMENAYSGELAAIHPSHVDSAKNLLHYLALRKRDIRKLQTELASLGLSSLGRSESHVMANVIAVLGVLEKLAGFESLEADKPEAPTDLAQGTALLDIHTKELFGTPPEKRDAYIMVTMPTQAATDYQLVKTLLADGMDCVRINCAHDEAADWSGMIENLHRAEKELNKKCRIFMDLAGHKLRTGPIENLPASVRWSPKHDALGEVSGPARIWLTPVEQKTPPALPMDACIPVPGKWLSRLNVGDGIEFTDTRGKKRSLEVVAAVGRSRVAECYKSAFIVNGVKLVHRPQDTDTAPAGEVVVSELPAKEQFILLARGDMLILTKGRSPGKPPVIDARGQVLKPATVGVTAPEVFEFVKPGDRIWFNDGKIGGVIRFKNKDQVHVEITQAGYKGSKLRAGKGINLPDSELKLPALTKKDISDLKFIAANADAVCFSFVNDASDVYRLQTQLAKLGGKDPGIVLKIETLRAFEHLPGILFAAMRSPCVGVMIARGDLAVECGFERLAEIQEEILWFCEAAHVPVIWATEVLEKLAKKGQPSRAEITDAAMAVRAECVMLNKGPYIADALLILDDILARMRAHQSKKSSMLRELKLAHRLDK, encoded by the coding sequence ATGAAGCTGTCGCAGGTAGACGAAGATTTGACGACATTCCATTTGCATCCCGCAGAAGGCGGGCACGATCTGCTGGTAAAAAAAACAGGCACTACCCTCAAAAACTGGGATATAGACTATTATGAAGCGCTGATCCAGGAGCTTAAGGACATCCTGGGCGACATGGAGCGCATGGAAAATGCGTATTCAGGCGAGCTTGCTGCCATTCATCCGTCCCACGTGGACAGCGCGAAAAATCTTTTACACTACCTCGCCCTACGAAAGCGCGATATCCGTAAGCTGCAGACCGAGCTGGCGTCTCTTGGCCTGTCGTCCCTCGGCCGGTCCGAGTCCCACGTCATGGCCAATGTGATCGCCGTCCTCGGGGTGCTGGAGAAGCTCGCCGGATTCGAGAGCCTCGAAGCGGATAAGCCTGAGGCGCCTACCGACCTGGCGCAGGGCACGGCTTTGCTCGATATTCATACGAAAGAACTCTTCGGCACACCCCCGGAAAAAAGGGATGCCTATATAATGGTCACAATGCCTACCCAGGCGGCTACCGATTATCAGCTCGTGAAAACGCTCCTGGCGGACGGCATGGACTGCGTGCGTATCAACTGCGCCCACGACGAAGCGGCAGACTGGTCGGGCATGATCGAAAACCTTCACCGGGCGGAAAAGGAACTAAATAAAAAATGCCGTATTTTCATGGACCTGGCCGGCCATAAGCTCCGTACCGGCCCCATCGAGAATCTGCCCGCTTCGGTCCGCTGGAGTCCGAAGCACGACGCCCTCGGCGAAGTTTCGGGCCCCGCCCGCATCTGGCTCACGCCCGTGGAGCAAAAGACCCCTCCTGCGTTACCGATGGACGCCTGTATCCCGGTCCCGGGGAAGTGGCTGTCCCGGCTCAACGTCGGCGATGGCATCGAATTCACCGACACCCGGGGAAAAAAGCGCTCGCTCGAAGTCGTCGCGGCCGTGGGCAGAAGCCGCGTGGCCGAATGCTACAAGAGTGCCTTTATCGTCAACGGGGTTAAGCTCGTCCACCGGCCGCAGGATACGGATACAGCTCCGGCCGGGGAAGTTGTGGTCTCCGAATTGCCGGCGAAGGAACAGTTCATCCTCCTTGCCCGGGGAGACATGCTTATCCTGACCAAGGGGCGCTCGCCGGGCAAGCCTCCTGTCATCGATGCCCGCGGCCAGGTGCTGAAGCCGGCGACAGTGGGCGTTACGGCCCCCGAGGTCTTCGAGTTCGTCAAGCCCGGGGACAGGATCTGGTTCAACGACGGCAAGATCGGCGGCGTCATCCGGTTTAAGAACAAGGATCAGGTCCATGTCGAGATCACCCAGGCCGGCTATAAAGGCTCGAAGCTCCGGGCAGGCAAGGGAATTAATCTTCCCGACAGCGAGCTCAAGCTGCCCGCTCTCACGAAAAAAGACATTTCCGACCTGAAGTTCATAGCGGCGAACGCCGATGCCGTCTGCTTTTCATTCGTAAACGACGCCTCCGACGTGTACCGGCTGCAGACGCAGCTGGCAAAGCTCGGCGGCAAGGACCCGGGCATCGTCCTCAAGATCGAGACGCTCCGTGCCTTCGAGCACCTGCCGGGCATCCTGTTTGCGGCGATGCGCAGCCCCTGCGTGGGCGTGATGATCGCCAGAGGCGATCTCGCCGTCGAGTGCGGCTTCGAGCGCCTGGCAGAAATCCAGGAAGAGATATTATGGTTCTGCGAGGCGGCCCACGTGCCGGTTATCTGGGCGACGGAGGTGCTTGAGAAACTCGCGAAGAAGGGCCAGCCATCCCGGGCCGAGATCACCGACGCTGCCATGGCCGTCCGGGCGGAATGCGTGATGCTCAACAAGGGCCCGTATATCGCGGATGCGCTGCTCATCCTGGACGATATCCTGGCCCGCATGCGGGCCCACCAGAGCAAGAAGTCTTCTATGCTACGGGAATTAAAACTGGCGCACCGGCTGGATAAATAA
- the sixA gene encoding phosphohistidine phosphatase SixA — MLELYIIRHGLAGKPLEDVNLDEERPLTKKGKERMKAIAKGLDEMGIAFDVVVSSPLTRSKETAEIVDKYCSDADIVYTDLLKPGATYDPLIDYLNGLTDKEKVAIVGHEPFLSGFVSYCLAKSKNSFIKLKKGGILALEMEGALKPGQCKLAWLMEPWQLEELA, encoded by the coding sequence ATGCTAGAGCTTTATATCATCCGCCATGGACTTGCCGGCAAACCCCTCGAGGATGTAAATCTGGATGAGGAAAGGCCGCTGACGAAAAAGGGTAAGGAACGAATGAAGGCCATCGCAAAAGGCCTGGACGAGATGGGCATCGCCTTCGATGTCGTCGTCTCGAGCCCGCTGACCCGTTCGAAGGAGACCGCGGAGATCGTCGATAAGTACTGCAGCGATGCGGACATAGTATATACGGACCTGCTGAAGCCCGGTGCGACTTATGACCCGCTCATCGATTACCTGAACGGCCTTACGGATAAGGAGAAGGTGGCTATCGTGGGCCACGAGCCATTCCTGAGCGGCTTTGTCTCCTACTGCCTGGCGAAGAGTAAAAATTCGTTCATCAAGCTCAAAAAAGGCGGTATCCTCGCCCTGGAGATGGAGGGCGCGCTCAAGCCCGGGCAATGCAAGCTCGCCTGGCTGATGGAGCCCTGGCAGCTCGAAGAGCTGGCTTAA
- a CDS encoding DUF5658 family protein: MHQNTELLGLSAFVSYFGLDALTTCAGVCLYGIGAEANPAMSFALGSGGLAGFILLKLILSLCLVIPAYFFALHPGTKALGESALAAILAGGGLAAINNMQVLLTGTSPFFMALGRRTYLAPGVTIAIIMFFVGMATYITLTLKDRKLSVRTHF, encoded by the coding sequence ATGCACCAAAACACGGAACTTCTAGGATTATCGGCATTCGTCTCATATTTCGGGCTGGACGCCCTCACGACGTGCGCCGGAGTCTGCCTCTATGGTATCGGGGCGGAGGCGAATCCGGCAATGTCATTCGCCCTGGGCTCCGGCGGGCTCGCCGGCTTTATCCTGCTAAAATTAATTTTATCGCTATGCCTGGTCATACCGGCTTATTTCTTCGCCCTTCATCCAGGGACTAAGGCCCTGGGCGAGAGCGCCCTCGCGGCTATTCTTGCGGGCGGGGGTCTGGCGGCGATCAATAACATGCAGGTCCTCTTGACGGGCACGAGCCCCTTCTTCATGGCCCTGGGCCGGCGGACTTATCTGGCTCCAGGCGTGACCATCGCAATAATAATGTTCTTCGTCGGCATGGCGACATATATAACGCTGACCTTAAAGGACCGGAAGCTCAGTGTCCGGACCCACTTTTGA
- a CDS encoding carboxypeptidase-like regulatory domain-containing protein has translation MSIYATPTVMAIETPSYTALSGTVLDGHGNKVPGAFVLLYMEGGTAPIRDNPTYSGSDAGNGYGEYHFSGIRPGNYTVYVEKSDIFLYNGSASIVLTDGIDTRLNVILKGYTAKPQAVQTFDVVAAPVVTDLPRMSSTTNATDDVFSEAKDKLLVPLIGLFIIAIGGAGVMTLRDFLKPKNKGKAVSLKPAISGTKPVFAGITATAAASTMKDKTGYTAEIEDLAKAVASSGYGDLATLNRINSLSKKYGVDQNTIFSDIKKAKGGKR, from the coding sequence GTGAGTATTTATGCGACGCCTACCGTGATGGCCATAGAGACGCCCTCGTACACTGCGTTATCCGGGACCGTCCTGGACGGGCATGGGAATAAAGTGCCCGGCGCGTTCGTGCTCCTCTATATGGAAGGCGGTACGGCGCCCATAAGAGATAATCCGACTTATAGTGGCTCGGATGCCGGAAATGGCTATGGCGAATATCATTTTAGTGGCATACGGCCGGGGAATTATACAGTGTATGTGGAAAAAAGCGACATCTTTTTGTATAACGGCTCGGCCTCGATCGTGCTGACGGATGGCATCGATACGCGCCTGAACGTTATATTAAAAGGGTATACGGCTAAGCCTCAGGCGGTCCAGACCTTTGACGTAGTGGCCGCACCGGTAGTGACAGATTTACCACGAATGTCATCAACGACCAACGCAACGGACGATGTGTTCAGTGAGGCGAAAGATAAGCTTCTTGTACCCTTGATCGGCCTCTTCATCATCGCTATCGGGGGTGCCGGAGTTATGACCCTGCGTGATTTCCTTAAGCCAAAAAATAAAGGAAAAGCCGTGTCGCTGAAGCCCGCTATATCGGGAACAAAGCCGGTCTTTGCTGGTATTACAGCCACTGCCGCGGCCTCGACAATGAAGGATAAGACCGGATATACGGCCGAGATCGAGGATCTGGCAAAGGCCGTAGCTTCCAGTGGTTATGGGGACCTGGCGACGCTTAACCGGATAAATTCGCTGTCCAAAAAATATGGGGTCGACCAGAATACCATTTTTAGCGATATAAAAAAGGCAAAGGGCGGCAAGCGGTGA
- a CDS encoding carboxypeptidase-like regulatory domain-containing protein: MDRAVYGGRHRAYLQTAIIIAIISYAVLIGLGGPVGPIRAYADTPLIDNASATVSPPDVHGHVYDSKGNKVPNAHVTLYSNGSFMWLGDNPTYSSNGSDGDMGYYGFHGVEIGNYTVKAEIVDTFGDVYNGTVKAKKFDDRPVETDIIISSYVYSPWIKPSPTPEPAAVLLPITSPTAKPTALPMNKDQTGIFNPLYALAVSPVAVVGAFMFMRSKKRPASRNGYQYIDMGRSQTFLGDSKLSTRSNVISGFSEYFLGNAGYSSELEELVQSTIKYHYNDITVIHRVEKIAKKYGIELTVVYRDIKRIKNMMERGKYQ, from the coding sequence GTGGACCGAGCAGTATATGGTGGAAGGCATAGGGCTTACCTGCAAACGGCGATCATCATAGCGATCATCTCTTACGCCGTCTTAATCGGCCTGGGCGGGCCTGTCGGCCCGATAAGAGCATATGCCGACACGCCGCTCATAGATAATGCCTCGGCCACCGTATCCCCGCCTGACGTTCACGGCCACGTTTACGATTCAAAGGGAAATAAAGTGCCCAACGCCCACGTAACGCTCTATAGCAATGGCTCATTTATGTGGCTGGGGGATAATCCCACATACTCGAGCAACGGCAGCGATGGCGACATGGGCTATTATGGCTTCCATGGGGTCGAGATAGGGAATTATACGGTAAAGGCGGAGATCGTCGATACCTTCGGCGACGTCTATAACGGCACCGTGAAGGCTAAGAAATTCGACGACAGGCCGGTCGAAACTGACATTATCATTTCCAGTTATGTGTATTCGCCATGGATAAAACCCTCGCCAACACCTGAACCGGCAGCCGTGCTTTTACCTATCACAAGCCCAACGGCCAAACCGACGGCTTTACCGATGAACAAGGATCAGACTGGCATCTTTAACCCGCTATATGCGCTCGCGGTGTCGCCGGTGGCCGTCGTCGGCGCCTTCATGTTCATGCGAAGTAAAAAACGCCCTGCGAGCAGGAACGGATATCAGTATATCGATATGGGAAGGTCCCAGACATTCTTAGGCGATTCAAAATTGAGCACAAGATCGAACGTTATCTCCGGATTCTCGGAATATTTCCTTGGTAATGCCGGGTATAGCTCGGAGCTCGAAGAGCTCGTTCAAAGCACGATAAAATACCATTATAACGATATCACCGTGATCCACAGGGTCGAGAAGATCGCTAAGAAGTATGGAATTGAGCTGACGGTCGTATATCGCGATATAAAACGGATCAAGAATATGATGGAAAGAGGGAAGTACCAATGA
- a CDS encoding OmpL47-type beta-barrel domain-containing protein has protein sequence MGGILPATILYTINDSGTGHVTININTSDGRTVRHLDCGEKAGGTYLASWDGRDDSGSIVTGGNYSISIRYVPDSYVIKADWGGAGSAVGQLLRPADIALDSAGNVYVVEYDNHRVQKFDASGRILCSWGGYGSGDGQFEYPAGIAVGNGIVYVADLGNSRIEMFSEDGGYISQWGTAGNGNGEFSMPHGIAIDGSGNVYVADMGNHRVQKFTTTGKYLGSIGGYGRKDGLFLSPADVAVYGNTVIVSDIDRNRIQTFTNDGAFINAWGTTGSGIGQFNGPAGLATDGWYVYVADVNNHRIQKFDLTGKSLGVIDSYGLGESQTVAPTGIATDGTGDIYVSDITNDHIQKLFYDPTRESLAVYKSTNLNLSAQDMMAQVTSGSDVDTGTLVYATAQGNGPTTYINLTGVAGNNSWYRSNVNITLNAYDHSGKGVRETKYSFDNIVWNSYYGPFSITDEGTTTLFYYSSDFAGNSEPIQSVNVRIDKTPPSITGTIMSTPIASNWYKGSVTVHFEAKDNLSGIVNATPDQTISANGVSQVIGTATDLAGNVGTANVTVQIDNEPPHTSISQSGRQGGWSNSDVKVNFTAMDGESGVKSTVYSLDGAVWKPAGPFLIDQDGMTTIYYYSTDAVGNAEPVHTATVQVDKTPPTISGHTDRPADINGWYTHDVTVYFTADDAFSGVASFTAPMTLKTDGAYQSVVGTATDKAGNTASTVVNGINIDENPPLTTCTLDGTGGGTGDNIWYRTNVTVSLEANDMGSGVHDVQYSMNGTDWQDYHSFVISKEGSTTFYYKSKDNVGNVEGQKSTTVRIDKTAPVLTAKIITNKNADGWYTEPVVIHFMATDDQSGIGSITPDITISSNGLNQSVTGYATDMAGNVGSVVVSGLNIDTSAPVTTCILNRTPNQDGWFRDGDVGVNLTNASGLGTTTTQYSFDGVNWSTYIKPITVHDQGNNVLYYYSTDNFSHTEPMNAENIRIDRTPPMIIGVPDRQPDTLLGNESWYTHSVTVHFNAFDLYSGIKSVTPDSVLHDGKGQTVNGSVMDMAGYTNSTTAGPFNVDGTPPVTTCTFKGSQNNGWYNSGGVTLSASDGNGIGVAYTGFKLDNGSWNTSTQFTIPDGTHNISYYSADTLGNVEPVHSQTVKVDSVPPKISAIRSIQPTQYGWYNNSVTIHFNASDDLSGLASVSPDVTLSSDGTSQTAVGTATDNAGNVATDTENNINIDKTAPSTNYTLEGSAGLNGWNTSNVKVSFNITDLAPLNCYHSLDQQHWSTDNPTTISTEGSLTVYYYAVDKANNTEAVKNFALKIDKAAPTVNYYLSGTQGLANAFRSDVAVGFAANDSVSGLANAYYTLDGNTWKPLANFSVTAVGDYNVQYNATDNAGNKANGAFQFSIYKEPPTVNTTTPAADSDSVYTDDQPIVTFNGRLDTGSLNNSTVTLTSADGNKVNGTIRYTEDGNKSSVTFIPQNELDPYTTYTMALSTDIKDPAGNHLASPYKWSFTTGLTDSTSGPLASATPRPSATTAASPTPKPFSLPFIGEVHLPSIPVIPLVIFIAIIAVGGAALIYLTRFRK, from the coding sequence GTGGGGGGCATATTACCGGCCACGATCCTTTATACGATAAACGATTCGGGCACGGGGCATGTCACTATCAATATCAATACGTCCGATGGCCGGACCGTCAGGCATTTAGACTGTGGAGAAAAGGCCGGCGGCACTTACCTGGCGTCCTGGGACGGCAGGGATGATAGCGGGTCTATAGTTACGGGGGGTAACTATTCAATCAGCATCCGCTACGTCCCGGACAGCTACGTGATAAAGGCAGACTGGGGCGGCGCGGGCAGCGCCGTCGGCCAGCTTCTCCGGCCGGCGGATATCGCCCTGGATAGCGCCGGTAATGTCTACGTTGTGGAATATGATAATCACCGGGTACAAAAGTTCGACGCCTCGGGGCGTATCCTCTGCAGCTGGGGAGGATATGGCAGCGGCGACGGGCAGTTCGAATACCCGGCCGGGATAGCCGTGGGCAACGGCATCGTATACGTGGCCGACCTGGGGAACTCCCGGATAGAGATGTTCAGCGAAGATGGGGGGTATATAAGCCAATGGGGTACTGCTGGAAACGGTAATGGAGAGTTCAGCATGCCCCACGGCATCGCAATAGACGGAAGCGGAAACGTTTACGTTGCCGATATGGGCAACCATCGAGTCCAGAAGTTCACCACGACGGGCAAATACCTCGGCAGCATCGGGGGATACGGAAGAAAGGACGGCCTGTTCCTGAGCCCGGCAGACGTCGCCGTTTATGGCAACACGGTGATCGTCTCGGATATTGACCGGAACAGGATACAGACTTTCACGAATGACGGCGCTTTTATTAATGCATGGGGAACGACTGGCAGCGGCATAGGCCAGTTCAATGGCCCCGCGGGCCTGGCCACGGACGGCTGGTATGTCTACGTGGCGGACGTAAATAACCATCGGATACAGAAGTTCGATCTGACGGGGAAATCTCTCGGCGTGATTGATTCATATGGCCTTGGCGAAAGCCAGACTGTGGCGCCGACGGGGATAGCAACGGATGGGACGGGCGATATTTACGTTTCGGACATCACAAATGATCATATTCAAAAGCTGTTCTATGATCCGACGAGGGAAAGCCTCGCCGTGTATAAAAGTACGAATTTGAATCTAAGCGCACAAGATATGATGGCCCAGGTTACGAGTGGAAGCGATGTTGATACCGGCACGCTAGTATATGCGACGGCCCAGGGCAACGGGCCGACGACATATATCAATTTGACTGGTGTCGCGGGAAATAACAGCTGGTATCGGTCGAACGTGAATATCACGCTGAACGCTTACGACCACAGTGGTAAGGGCGTCCGTGAGACAAAATACAGCTTCGATAATATTGTATGGAATTCATATTACGGCCCGTTCAGTATTACGGATGAAGGTACGACGACGTTATTTTATTATTCATCCGACTTCGCTGGAAATAGTGAGCCTATCCAATCGGTGAACGTAAGGATTGATAAAACCCCGCCTTCAATTACAGGGACGATTATGTCAACCCCAATAGCTTCTAACTGGTATAAAGGAAGCGTCACGGTCCACTTCGAGGCAAAAGACAACTTAAGTGGCATCGTGAATGCTACGCCCGACCAGACAATTTCGGCGAACGGCGTATCGCAGGTGATCGGCACCGCGACAGATCTGGCGGGGAACGTTGGTACGGCTAATGTTACAGTCCAGATCGATAATGAGCCCCCCCATACATCGATTTCTCAAAGTGGCAGACAGGGGGGGTGGAGCAATTCTGATGTCAAGGTCAACTTTACGGCAATGGACGGCGAAAGTGGCGTGAAGTCGACCGTTTATAGCCTTGACGGGGCCGTCTGGAAGCCCGCAGGCCCCTTCCTCATCGACCAGGATGGCATGACGACGATTTATTACTACTCCACCGATGCTGTAGGCAACGCCGAGCCAGTCCATACGGCCACTGTGCAGGTAGATAAAACGCCGCCGACAATTAGTGGTCACACGGACAGGCCCGCTGACATTAACGGCTGGTATACCCATGATGTAACGGTCTATTTTACCGCAGATGACGCATTTTCGGGAGTGGCAAGCTTTACAGCCCCTATGACACTCAAGACAGACGGCGCATATCAGTCAGTGGTCGGGACGGCCACGGATAAGGCGGGTAATACGGCTTCGACAGTAGTCAATGGCATTAACATCGACGAAAATCCACCGCTTACGACCTGCACGCTAGACGGCACAGGAGGCGGCACAGGCGATAACATTTGGTATCGCACTAATGTGACTGTAAGCCTGGAAGCGAATGATATGGGCAGTGGAGTCCATGACGTCCAATACAGCATGAACGGCACAGACTGGCAGGATTACCATTCCTTTGTCATAAGCAAGGAAGGCTCTACGACCTTTTACTATAAGTCGAAGGATAATGTTGGAAATGTGGAAGGGCAAAAATCGACGACCGTAAGAATCGATAAAACCGCCCCTGTGTTGACGGCAAAGATCATCACGAATAAAAACGCCGACGGCTGGTATACTGAGCCTGTCGTAATCCATTTCATGGCCACCGATGACCAATCGGGGATAGGCAGTATCACGCCGGACATCACTATATCCTCGAATGGCCTGAACCAGTCGGTCACCGGTTACGCGACGGACATGGCAGGTAACGTTGGATCGGTGGTCGTCAGCGGCCTCAACATAGATACCAGTGCGCCTGTTACTACCTGTATCCTTAACCGTACGCCGAACCAGGATGGCTGGTTCAGGGACGGGGACGTCGGGGTGAACCTGACGAACGCCAGCGGCCTGGGAACGACCACTACTCAATATAGCTTTGACGGCGTTAACTGGTCGACATATATAAAACCCATCACGGTACACGACCAGGGAAATAATGTGCTATACTACTACTCGACCGATAATTTCAGCCACACGGAGCCCATGAACGCCGAGAATATCCGGATCGACAGAACTCCGCCGATGATCATCGGCGTCCCGGACCGGCAGCCCGATACCCTGCTCGGTAACGAGAGCTGGTATACTCACAGTGTTACAGTCCACTTTAACGCCTTCGACCTTTACTCGGGCATTAAGAGCGTAACGCCGGACAGCGTACTCCACGACGGGAAGGGACAGACGGTTAACGGTAGTGTCATGGACATGGCCGGATATACGAACTCGACCACGGCCGGCCCCTTCAATGTCGACGGGACGCCGCCTGTCACGACCTGCACCTTCAAAGGCAGCCAGAATAATGGCTGGTATAATTCGGGCGGCGTTACGTTGAGCGCGAGCGACGGTAACGGCATCGGCGTGGCTTATACCGGATTTAAGCTGGATAACGGCTCATGGAACACGAGCACACAGTTCACCATACCCGACGGGACGCATAATATTTCGTACTATTCGGCTGATACATTAGGCAATGTCGAGCCCGTCCACTCGCAGACGGTCAAGGTCGACAGCGTGCCGCCGAAAATCTCTGCCATACGCTCGATCCAGCCCACGCAGTATGGCTGGTATAACAATAGCGTGACCATCCACTTTAACGCGTCCGACGACCTGTCTGGCCTGGCCTCCGTATCGCCCGACGTGACTCTATCCAGCGATGGTACGAGCCAGACCGCCGTCGGCACGGCGACGGATAACGCGGGCAACGTCGCCACGGATACGGAAAATAACATCAACATCGATAAGACGGCTCCTTCTACCAATTACACGCTCGAGGGGTCGGCCGGCCTGAACGGCTGGAATACCTCGAACGTCAAAGTGAGCTTTAATATTACGGACCTTGCGCCGTTGAACTGTTACCACAGCCTGGACCAGCAACACTGGAGCACGGATAACCCGACGACGATATCGACCGAAGGCTCTCTAACCGTCTATTATTATGCAGTGGATAAGGCCAATAATACAGAAGCCGTTAAGAACTTTGCGCTGAAGATCGACAAGGCAGCTCCGACAGTGAATTATTACTTAAGCGGAACCCAGGGGCTCGCGAATGCTTTCAGGTCTGACGTGGCGGTCGGTTTTGCTGCAAATGATAGCGTCTCGGGCCTGGCGAACGCATATTATACCCTCGATGGAAATACATGGAAGCCCCTGGCGAACTTCTCGGTTACAGCCGTGGGCGACTATAACGTCCAGTATAACGCGACGGATAACGCCGGTAACAAGGCAAACGGCGCGTTCCAGTTCAGCATCTATAAGGAGCCTCCAACGGTCAACACGACGACGCCCGCCGCGGATTCGGATTCCGTATACACGGATGACCAGCCCATCGTGACGTTCAACGGGCGGCTGGATACCGGATCCCTCAACAACAGTACTGTGACGCTGACATCCGCCGACGGCAATAAAGTGAATGGCACGATACGCTATACAGAGGATGGCAATAAGTCATCGGTCACCTTCATACCGCAAAACGAGCTGGACCCGTACACGACTTACACGATGGCATTATCCACGGACATTAAGGATCCGGCGGGCAACCACCTGGCAAGCCCCTATAAATGGTCGTTCACGACGGGCCTGACGGACAGCACCAGTGGCCCGCTGGCCTCGGCGACGCCCCGGCCATCTGCCACGACGGCCGCCAGTCCGACGCCTAAGCCCTTCAGCCTGCCGTTCATCGGAGAAGTGCACCTGCCATCGATACCGGTGATACCCCTTGTTATATTTATTGCGATAATAGCGGTCGGCGGTGCAGCTTTAATTTATCTGACCAGGTTCAGGAAATAA
- a CDS encoding CHAD domain-containing protein produces MKKAIKCILRDTSDRFYRYQDKVLDFTDPEDLHQMRVAGRTLLSYFSLLADKEEAARPGFIKLRGSLKDTMSLLGEIRDLDVLIDALKERSMAMEPGQAALISGLLSRMTVERVRLRQELASEMPNRISPRWKERMDSWIRKKTPELADRKSIEEKVATLRKKKDKALAAISEYPEPDMANEEFLNIVHRGRISVKKLRYALAILKKINTADKAEIEALKTLQDQLGHVQDMRVWAGLLHEQYGRSAIVEDIVAQWRAEMNKTLAETGLISLGPVK; encoded by the coding sequence ATGAAAAAGGCGATCAAGTGTATACTTAGAGACACAAGCGACCGGTTTTATCGCTATCAGGATAAAGTACTCGATTTTACCGATCCCGAGGACCTGCACCAGATGCGCGTAGCCGGGCGCACCTTGCTTTCCTATTTTTCATTGCTGGCCGACAAGGAAGAGGCCGCCCGCCCGGGCTTTATTAAATTGCGCGGCTCGCTGAAGGATACCATGAGCTTGCTTGGTGAGATCCGCGACCTGGACGTTTTAATCGATGCGCTGAAGGAGCGGTCCATGGCGATGGAACCGGGCCAGGCGGCGCTCATTTCGGGGCTGCTGAGCCGGATGACTGTCGAGAGGGTCCGGCTGAGACAGGAGCTCGCCAGCGAGATGCCCAACCGGATCAGCCCGCGCTGGAAGGAGAGGATGGACTCCTGGATCCGGAAGAAGACGCCCGAGCTGGCGGATCGCAAGTCCATTGAGGAGAAAGTGGCCACGCTGCGGAAAAAGAAGGATAAAGCACTGGCTGCCATTAGCGAGTACCCGGAGCCGGATATGGCGAACGAGGAGTTCCTGAACATTGTCCACCGGGGCCGGATTTCCGTGAAAAAGCTGCGCTATGCCCTCGCCATCCTGAAAAAGATCAATACTGCCGATAAGGCCGAGATCGAGGCGCTGAAGACGCTGCAGGATCAGCTTGGCCACGTTCAGGATATGCGCGTCTGGGCGGGCCTGCTGCACGAGCAGTACGGAAGGAGCGCGATCGTGGAGGATATCGTGGCGCAGTGGCGGGCCGAAATGAATAAGACCCTCGCGGAGACCGGCCTGATTAGCCTGGGGCCGGTTAAATAA